One window from the genome of Pelodictyon luteolum DSM 273 encodes:
- the mgtE gene encoding magnesium transporter, which yields MLGTPLLPEIRELIERRNFSALQRIFNDWLPVDLAELISDLPENEQAILFRLLPKDVATETFEYLDLDSQQNLLEALTQKDVTHILNSMSADDRTALLEELPGNVTQELLRLLSFKEFKIAKTLLAYAEDSVGRLMSPDYLSVKKDWNINQVLEYIRTYGHESETLNVIYVVDDHGKLKGELMARELLLSSPEKKIRDIVSEDKIVTLTATQDQKDALDAFKKYDTVALPVVDSNGYLIGIVTVDDMLDVAEEEETEDIQKFGGIEALEEPYIDLPIPQLIKKRAVWLVVLFIGEMLTASAMAFFEEELAKAIVLATFIPLIISSGGNSGSQAATLIIRSLALGEITIRDWWNVMRREIISGMALGGLLGLIGVFRVIVWAMVFGQLTMQWVYMSLTVGISLVGIVLFGTLAGSMLPLLLQHWGLDPATSSAPFVATLVDVTGIVIYFSVASLLLGGILL from the coding sequence GAGCGCAGAAACTTCAGCGCCCTGCAGCGGATATTCAATGACTGGCTGCCGGTCGATCTTGCCGAGCTCATCAGCGACCTGCCCGAAAACGAACAGGCCATACTCTTCCGCCTGCTCCCAAAGGACGTTGCCACCGAGACATTCGAATACCTCGATCTCGACTCCCAGCAGAACCTCCTCGAAGCCCTCACCCAGAAGGATGTAACCCACATCCTCAACAGCATGTCGGCCGATGACCGTACGGCACTGCTCGAGGAACTGCCCGGCAACGTGACGCAGGAGCTGCTCCGCCTGCTCTCCTTCAAAGAGTTCAAGATCGCAAAGACCCTGCTTGCCTACGCCGAAGACAGCGTCGGCAGGCTCATGTCGCCTGACTACCTCTCCGTCAAGAAGGACTGGAACATCAACCAGGTCCTCGAATACATCCGGACCTACGGCCACGAGAGCGAAACCCTCAACGTCATCTACGTCGTCGACGACCACGGCAAGCTCAAGGGCGAACTGATGGCCCGTGAACTCCTGCTCTCGAGCCCGGAGAAAAAGATCCGCGACATTGTCTCCGAAGACAAGATCGTCACCTTGACGGCAACCCAGGACCAGAAGGACGCACTCGACGCCTTCAAGAAGTACGATACCGTCGCCCTTCCGGTCGTCGACTCGAACGGCTACCTTATCGGCATCGTGACGGTCGACGACATGCTCGACGTCGCAGAAGAGGAGGAGACCGAAGACATCCAGAAGTTCGGCGGTATCGAAGCCCTCGAAGAGCCCTACATCGACCTGCCCATTCCGCAGCTCATCAAAAAGCGGGCGGTCTGGCTCGTCGTCCTCTTCATCGGTGAAATGCTTACCGCTTCGGCAATGGCATTCTTCGAGGAGGAACTGGCCAAAGCCATTGTCCTTGCCACCTTCATTCCGCTCATCATCTCCAGCGGCGGCAACTCCGGCTCTCAGGCGGCAACGCTGATCATCCGCTCCCTTGCGCTCGGCGAAATCACCATCCGGGACTGGTGGAACGTGATGCGCCGCGAAATCATTTCCGGCATGGCGCTCGGAGGCCTGCTCGGCCTCATCGGAGTGTTCCGGGTCATCGTATGGGCCATGGTCTTCGGCCAGCTGACCATGCAGTGGGTATACATGTCGCTTACCGTCGGCATCTCGCTCGTCGGCATCGTCCTCTTCGGCACGCTTGCAGGCTCCATGCTTCCGCTGCTCCTGCAGCACTGGGGTCTCGACCCGGCGACCTCCTCTGCGCCGTTCGTCGCCACTCTGGTCGACGTGACCGGCATCGTCATCTACTTCAGCGTGGCATCGCTGCTCCTCGGAGGCATCCTCCTCTGA
- a CDS encoding electron transfer flavoprotein-ubiquinone oxidoreductase translates to MNTEPETVEFDILFIGAGPANLTAAIHLRRLLRHHNAMAPDPLEPSIAVIDKGRYPGAHLLSGAILDPRALREFMPDYLERGFPSGPAVSEEGIWYLTKNRKLRFPSIPEAFSNRGNTLCSLSRVGAWMAELAEKEGIDLFEGTAAVGTVVEDGRLIGVLTDDKGVDKNGTPGPAYEPGLVLKARATVIGEGAGGSLTAELDRIFNLHPPGAARNQETGMKECWRIPSGRISAGTVRHTFGYPLPSSRYGGGWIYALSDTELSVGFVTSVERHAPAADPHLNLQRFKEHPFVRSLLEGGTILEAGARTITSGGYDAMGRISGEGFLLVGESAGMLDMRRLKGIHLAMKSGMLAAETLFEALCQDDFSAGRLAGYEKQFRTSWAHDELALARSYRQAFDRGIYHGLLQTGISLKFPGAGLAAGKAESTTKTSDPALESRKEMAALEKAEQAHRPDGTLTFTKADAIYRSGTVHEENQPCHLRISSEDMAAICLDRCRREYGNPCTRFCPAGVYELTDGGGALRINASNCLHCKTCEAADPYGIITWTPPEGGGGPGYKIS, encoded by the coding sequence GTGAACACCGAACCTGAAACAGTCGAATTCGACATCCTTTTCATCGGCGCCGGGCCGGCAAACCTTACTGCGGCAATCCACCTTCGCCGCCTGCTCCGACATCACAATGCAATGGCTCCTGACCCGCTCGAGCCATCGATTGCCGTCATCGACAAGGGGCGTTACCCGGGAGCTCACCTCCTGTCAGGAGCTATCCTCGACCCAAGGGCGCTCAGGGAGTTCATGCCGGATTACCTGGAACGCGGCTTCCCTTCGGGGCCGGCCGTTTCCGAAGAGGGCATCTGGTACCTCACGAAAAACCGGAAACTAAGGTTCCCGAGCATCCCCGAGGCGTTCAGCAACCGGGGCAACACCCTCTGCTCGCTTTCCCGTGTCGGGGCGTGGATGGCCGAACTGGCGGAGAAAGAGGGCATCGACCTGTTTGAGGGCACGGCGGCAGTCGGCACCGTGGTTGAAGATGGGCGCCTTATAGGGGTGTTGACGGACGACAAGGGTGTCGATAAGAATGGAACCCCCGGACCCGCATACGAGCCGGGCCTTGTCCTCAAAGCCCGGGCAACGGTGATCGGCGAAGGTGCCGGCGGATCTCTCACGGCAGAACTGGACCGGATATTCAACCTCCACCCGCCGGGTGCCGCCCGCAACCAGGAGACCGGAATGAAGGAGTGCTGGCGGATCCCTTCCGGCAGAATAAGCGCGGGAACGGTGCGTCACACCTTCGGCTACCCCCTTCCGTCCAGCCGTTACGGCGGCGGATGGATCTATGCCCTCTCCGATACTGAACTTTCGGTCGGGTTCGTCACCTCTGTCGAACGGCATGCCCCGGCCGCCGATCCCCACCTGAACCTGCAGCGGTTCAAGGAGCACCCGTTTGTCCGGAGCCTCCTGGAGGGAGGCACCATCCTGGAGGCGGGGGCGAGGACCATCACCTCCGGCGGGTACGATGCCATGGGCAGGATATCCGGAGAGGGGTTTCTCCTCGTCGGCGAATCTGCCGGCATGCTCGACATGCGACGCCTGAAGGGGATCCACCTCGCCATGAAGTCCGGCATGCTGGCAGCAGAAACCCTCTTTGAAGCACTCTGCCAGGACGACTTTTCGGCCGGTCGACTCGCCGGATACGAGAAGCAGTTCCGCACATCCTGGGCCCACGACGAACTCGCTCTTGCCCGCAGCTACCGCCAGGCCTTCGATCGAGGCATCTACCACGGCCTCCTGCAGACCGGCATCAGTCTGAAATTCCCCGGAGCGGGGCTTGCTGCAGGCAAGGCTGAAAGCACAACAAAAACATCCGATCCCGCGCTGGAATCGAGGAAAGAGATGGCCGCCCTCGAGAAGGCGGAGCAGGCGCACCGTCCAGACGGTACACTCACCTTCACCAAAGCCGATGCCATCTACCGTTCAGGTACCGTGCACGAGGAAAACCAGCCATGCCACCTCAGGATATCCTCCGAAGACATGGCTGCCATCTGCCTCGATCGCTGCCGCCGCGAGTACGGCAACCCCTGCACCCGGTTCTGTCCCGCCGGCGTCTATGAGCTCACCGATGGGGGAGGCGCACTACGGATCAACGCATCCAACTGCCTGCACTGCAAGACCTGCGAAGCAGCGGACCCATACGGGATAATCACCTGGACACCTCCCGAAGGCGGTGGCGGGCCCGGCTACAAAATCAGCTGA
- a CDS encoding SRPBCC family protein, with translation MSFTVEITVQREFRTASSPEDVFRLLADVPRSASYFPQVLQLVDLGDNAYRWEMEKIGVGDYTLQQTIYASRYTSDPATLSVSWTPVEGVGNALVEGHWTLASTGGGTAVALYSKGLLTVELPGFLQFLLSPLVTMEFEGLIDRYIRNLSAALGPE, from the coding sequence ATGTCATTTACTGTCGAAATCACCGTGCAGCGCGAGTTCCGCACTGCATCGAGCCCGGAAGATGTTTTCCGGCTGCTTGCCGATGTGCCCCGGTCGGCATCCTATTTCCCGCAGGTCCTTCAGCTGGTTGATCTCGGCGACAACGCATACCGGTGGGAGATGGAGAAAATCGGTGTCGGCGACTACACCCTCCAGCAGACCATTTACGCATCCCGGTACACTTCCGACCCGGCGACCCTCAGCGTCTCCTGGACTCCGGTGGAGGGTGTCGGCAACGCTCTTGTGGAAGGGCACTGGACCCTTGCCTCGACAGGCGGCGGTACGGCTGTCGCACTCTACTCCAAAGGGCTCCTCACGGTCGAATTGCCGGGCTTTCTCCAGTTTCTTCTCTCTCCGCTCGTAACGATGGAGTTCGAGGGCCTCATCGACCGCTACATCCGGAACCTGTCGGCAGCCCTCGGCCCTGAATGA
- the metH gene encoding methionine synthase, with translation MKATLRELLRERILVLDGAMGTMIQRHKLTENDYRGERFKSHTHPLLGNNDILVLTRPDIIYQIHCDFLEAGSDIIETNTFNANPISQGDYGTEDLIKELNLEASRLARKAADSYTAKDPAKPRFVAGSIGPTNKTLSLSPDVNNPGYRAVSFRDVVDNYLLQLEGLMEGGVDVLLVETVFDTLNCKAALFAIEEFFTRTNKRVPVMVSGTVVDQSGRTLSGQTTEAFWISIAHMPDLLSVGLNCALGSKQMRPFIEAISTVAESFVSVYPNAGLPNEFGEYDDSPEYMADQIAGFAESGFVNIVGGCCGTTPGHIKAIADAVVALQPRKRPTASHELQLSGLEPLRVNSTTGFINVGERTNVTGSKKFARLIREGNYDEALSIARQQVESGAQVIDVNVDEGMLDSEKVMQEFLNLIASEPEIAKVPVMIDSSKWSVIEKGLQCVQGKSIVNSISLKEGEEPFRQRAAKILEYGAATVVMAFDEAGQADSLERRKEICGRAYRILTEEVGFPPEDIIFDPNVLTVATGIEEHDTYALDFIESVRWIKESLPHAKVSGGISNVSFSFRGNEPVREAMHAAFLYHAIQAGLDMGIVNAGQLAIYEDIDPELLVRVEDVLLNRRSDATERLVSFAETIRDGGEKTEAKAAEWRSLPVVERLRHALIKGIVEYIDEDTEEARKLYPSPLQVIEGPLMDGMNAIGDLFAEGKMFLPQVVKSARVMKRSVAWLIPFIEEEKARNKDTKAAAKILLATVKGDVHDIGKNIVSVVLSCNNYEVIDIGVMMPCEKILEAAVREKADIIGLSGLITPSLDEMVHVAKEMERLGMKIPLILGGATTSKIHTAVKIAPVYSGPVVQVLDASRSVPVAGSLLNPQLKEGYVAKLKDEQEAMRLGHAERSAAKRFVSVEEARRNRLRPDWNATLPPLPKKPGTTVLDNVTAGALRPYIDWTPFFQTWELHGRYPEILSDPKVGAEATKLLGDANAMLDLIEKEKLLGIRGVAGLFPAASAGDDIEVYTDETHTAVLATIHTLRQQQEKPAGEPNLALADFLAPKESGLKDHIGGFAVTTGLGIKPILERYRGMHDDYSAILLQALADRLAEAFAEMLHEKVRRELWGYAPAEILGSEALIGEDYQGIRPAPGYPACPDHTEKAGLFTLLNAEANTGITLTETYAMDPAASVSGFYFANPEARYFVLGKVQKDQVEDYAGRKGFSLQDAEKWLAPNLSY, from the coding sequence ATGAAGGCAACACTCAGAGAGCTCCTCAGAGAGCGCATCCTCGTCCTCGACGGCGCCATGGGCACCATGATCCAGCGCCACAAACTAACCGAGAACGACTACCGGGGCGAACGCTTCAAGAGTCACACCCACCCGCTCCTCGGCAACAACGACATCCTGGTGCTGACCCGTCCCGACATCATATACCAGATCCACTGCGACTTCCTCGAAGCGGGTTCCGACATCATTGAAACCAACACGTTCAACGCCAATCCTATTTCTCAGGGCGACTACGGAACCGAAGATCTCATCAAGGAACTCAACCTCGAAGCATCAAGACTCGCACGGAAAGCCGCCGACAGTTACACCGCAAAAGACCCCGCAAAGCCCCGGTTCGTTGCTGGATCAATCGGCCCGACAAACAAGACCCTTTCGCTCTCTCCCGATGTCAACAACCCCGGCTACCGGGCGGTAAGCTTCCGCGATGTGGTGGACAACTACCTCCTGCAGCTCGAAGGGCTGATGGAGGGTGGCGTGGATGTGCTGCTCGTCGAAACCGTCTTCGATACCCTCAACTGCAAGGCAGCTCTTTTTGCCATAGAAGAATTCTTCACCCGGACCAATAAGCGCGTCCCCGTCATGGTCTCCGGAACCGTCGTCGACCAGAGCGGCCGCACTCTTTCCGGCCAGACCACCGAAGCCTTCTGGATCTCGATCGCCCATATGCCGGATTTGCTCTCGGTCGGCCTGAACTGTGCGCTCGGCTCCAAACAGATGCGCCCGTTCATCGAGGCGATCTCCACCGTTGCTGAAAGCTTCGTCAGCGTATACCCGAACGCCGGTTTGCCGAACGAGTTCGGCGAATACGACGACTCCCCCGAATATATGGCGGACCAGATTGCCGGCTTTGCTGAATCAGGGTTCGTCAACATTGTCGGCGGCTGCTGCGGCACCACGCCCGGCCACATCAAGGCCATCGCCGATGCCGTAGTGGCACTCCAGCCGAGAAAACGGCCGACGGCGTCGCATGAGCTCCAGCTCTCCGGCCTTGAACCACTCCGGGTCAACTCCACCACCGGGTTCATCAATGTCGGCGAGCGGACCAACGTCACCGGCTCGAAAAAGTTCGCCCGCCTTATCCGTGAGGGCAATTACGACGAAGCCCTCTCCATCGCCCGCCAGCAGGTTGAAAGCGGCGCACAGGTGATTGACGTCAATGTCGACGAAGGAATGCTTGACAGTGAGAAGGTGATGCAGGAGTTCCTGAACCTCATCGCCTCGGAACCTGAAATCGCCAAGGTCCCCGTCATGATCGACAGCTCGAAGTGGTCGGTCATCGAAAAAGGGCTTCAGTGCGTCCAGGGCAAGAGCATCGTCAACTCCATCAGCCTCAAGGAGGGCGAAGAACCCTTCCGCCAAAGAGCCGCGAAGATCCTTGAATACGGTGCGGCAACCGTGGTCATGGCCTTCGACGAAGCAGGTCAGGCCGACAGCCTGGAACGCAGGAAAGAGATCTGCGGGCGTGCCTACCGCATCCTCACCGAGGAGGTCGGTTTCCCTCCCGAAGACATCATTTTCGACCCCAACGTACTCACCGTCGCCACCGGCATCGAAGAACACGACACCTACGCCCTCGACTTCATCGAAAGCGTTCGCTGGATCAAGGAGAGCCTCCCGCACGCAAAAGTGTCGGGAGGCATCAGCAACGTCTCATTCTCCTTCCGTGGAAACGAGCCGGTGCGGGAAGCCATGCACGCCGCATTCCTTTACCATGCCATTCAGGCCGGGCTTGACATGGGCATCGTCAATGCCGGCCAGCTCGCCATCTACGAAGACATCGACCCCGAACTGTTGGTCCGCGTCGAAGACGTGCTCCTCAACCGGCGCAGTGATGCCACCGAACGTCTCGTCAGCTTTGCAGAAACCATTCGGGACGGTGGAGAAAAAACAGAGGCAAAAGCCGCAGAGTGGCGCTCGCTGCCAGTCGTCGAACGTCTCCGTCACGCCCTCATCAAAGGCATCGTCGAGTATATCGACGAGGACACAGAAGAGGCCCGCAAACTTTACCCCAGCCCGCTGCAGGTTATCGAAGGCCCGCTCATGGACGGCATGAACGCCATCGGCGACCTCTTCGCCGAAGGCAAGATGTTTCTTCCGCAGGTGGTCAAGAGCGCCCGCGTCATGAAACGCTCGGTCGCCTGGCTCATCCCCTTCATCGAAGAGGAGAAGGCCCGCAACAAAGACACCAAAGCCGCAGCGAAGATCCTGCTCGCCACCGTCAAGGGCGACGTGCACGACATCGGCAAGAACATCGTCTCCGTCGTTCTCTCCTGCAACAACTACGAGGTAATCGACATCGGGGTGATGATGCCCTGTGAAAAGATCCTCGAGGCAGCCGTGCGCGAAAAAGCCGACATCATAGGCCTCAGCGGACTCATCACCCCGTCGCTTGACGAAATGGTGCATGTCGCCAAAGAAATGGAGCGGCTCGGCATGAAGATCCCGCTCATCCTCGGCGGAGCCACCACCTCGAAAATCCACACCGCGGTAAAAATCGCTCCGGTCTACTCCGGACCCGTCGTCCAGGTGCTCGACGCCTCACGCAGCGTACCCGTCGCCGGCAGCCTGCTCAACCCGCAGCTGAAAGAGGGATATGTGGCCAAACTGAAGGATGAACAGGAAGCAATGCGCCTCGGCCATGCCGAAAGAAGCGCGGCCAAGCGCTTCGTCAGCGTTGAAGAGGCCCGCAGGAACCGCCTCCGTCCGGACTGGAACGCAACGCTCCCCCCTCTGCCGAAAAAGCCCGGAACAACGGTGCTTGACAACGTCACTGCCGGAGCGCTCCGCCCCTACATCGACTGGACTCCGTTCTTCCAGACCTGGGAGTTGCACGGCCGTTATCCTGAAATCCTCTCCGACCCCAAGGTCGGGGCTGAAGCCACAAAGCTCCTCGGGGACGCCAACGCCATGCTTGACCTCATCGAGAAAGAAAAGCTGCTCGGCATCCGTGGCGTTGCAGGCCTCTTCCCGGCCGCAAGTGCGGGAGACGACATCGAAGTCTACACCGATGAAACGCATACGGCAGTCCTGGCGACCATCCATACCCTGCGCCAGCAGCAGGAAAAACCCGCAGGAGAACCGAACCTTGCCCTGGCCGACTTTCTGGCACCTAAAGAGAGCGGCCTTAAAGACCACATCGGAGGATTTGCCGTAACCACCGGTCTCGGCATCAAACCCATCCTCGAACGATACCGGGGTATGCACGACGACTACAGCGCAATCCTCCTGCAGGCGCTCGCCGACCGGCTTGCAGAAGCCTTCGCCGAGATGCTGCATGAAAAAGTGCGCCGCGAACTCTGGGGCTACGCCCCCGCCGAAATCCTCGGCTCGGAAGCGCTCATCGGTGAAGACTACCAGGGCATCCGCCCCGCACCCGGCTACCCCGCATGCCCCGACCATACGGAAAAAGCAGGGCTTTTCACCCTGCTCAACGCCGAAGCCAACACCGGCATCACCCTCACCGAAACCTATGCAATGGACCCTGCCGCCTCCGTAAGCGGCTTCTATTTCGCCAACCCCGAAGCCCGCTACTTCGTACTCGGCAAAGTCCAGAAGGACCAGGTGGAGGACTATGCTGGACGCAAAGGCTTCAGCCTGCAGGATGCCGAGAAGTGGCTCGCCCCCAACCTCAGCTACTAG
- a CDS encoding alpha/beta hydrolase: MLKRQHRSLTTLELDPRGPEPAPLVIMLHGYGSNEKDLIQLAPDLPATCRYVSPRAPVMLDMEMFGWFPIEFTPTGITVDYAAAALALDRFIAFTGELIETFSPAGGKVFLMGFSQGAVMSYLTAFTRPDLLHGVIALSGQLPESSMPEGGGPEGLRALPFLVMHGIYDDVLPIEKGRASEHWLKDRVDDISYHEYPVAHQISGEGVAAIRSWIEKRTTAKS; encoded by the coding sequence ATGCTCAAGCGACAGCACCGTTCACTCACCACCCTCGAACTTGACCCCAGAGGCCCTGAACCAGCCCCTCTCGTCATCATGCTGCACGGCTACGGCAGCAACGAAAAAGACCTTATCCAGCTTGCCCCGGATCTCCCGGCAACGTGCCGCTATGTCAGCCCGAGGGCGCCGGTGATGCTCGACATGGAAATGTTCGGCTGGTTCCCGATTGAGTTCACGCCGACCGGCATCACGGTGGACTACGCAGCCGCAGCGCTCGCGCTGGACCGGTTCATTGCATTCACCGGGGAGCTGATCGAGACGTTCAGTCCGGCTGGAGGAAAGGTGTTTTTGATGGGGTTCAGCCAGGGAGCGGTGATGAGCTACTTGACAGCCTTCACCCGGCCCGACCTGCTGCACGGAGTGATCGCCCTCTCGGGGCAGCTTCCGGAATCAAGCATGCCGGAAGGCGGCGGCCCGGAGGGGCTGAGAGCACTGCCCTTTCTTGTGATGCACGGCATCTATGACGACGTGCTGCCTATCGAAAAAGGACGTGCATCCGAGCACTGGCTCAAAGACCGGGTCGACGACATCAGCTACCACGAATACCCGGTGGCACACCAGATATCGGGTGAAGGGGTCGCCGCCATACGCTCATGGATCGAGAAGCGGACGACGGCTAAAAGCTGA
- the mnmA gene encoding tRNA 2-thiouridine(34) synthase MnmA: MERKKKKVIVGLSGGVDSSVAACMLVREGYEVLGLHLKVLQEGDGSTVLEPSPMTISSREEFHIPVFTLNLAARFRNEVMDYFKEEYLAARTPNPCMVCNKTIKWRGLLEGAAQLGADMVATGHYARTAFIDGRHRLFAGLDRKKDQSYFLWMLAQEELSRTILPLGGLTKPEVRDLARSFGLTAAEKKESQEICFVPDDDYGSYLESAVPGLHRRVEGGEILDPSGQVIGHHKGYPFYTIGQRRGLGTATGEPLYVTAIDPIGNLVHTGPKSALFSTSVEVSHLNWIGIDPPFAPMEATAKIRYRDHASPCTIIPLGPGPTGVTARIMFKEPKSALTPGQAAVFYRGEEVLGGGIIEGALPMEPHP, encoded by the coding sequence ATGGAACGAAAGAAGAAAAAAGTCATTGTCGGCCTCTCCGGTGGCGTGGACTCCTCGGTCGCGGCCTGCATGCTCGTCCGTGAGGGATATGAGGTCCTGGGGCTGCACCTCAAGGTGCTGCAGGAAGGTGACGGATCAACTGTTCTCGAACCATCGCCGATGACGATCTCCAGCAGGGAGGAGTTCCATATCCCCGTCTTTACCCTCAACCTCGCGGCCAGATTCCGGAACGAAGTGATGGATTATTTCAAGGAGGAGTACCTTGCAGCAAGGACCCCGAACCCCTGCATGGTCTGCAACAAAACCATCAAGTGGAGAGGCCTTCTGGAAGGAGCCGCCCAGCTCGGTGCGGACATGGTCGCCACAGGCCATTACGCCCGCACCGCGTTCATCGATGGCCGTCACAGGCTCTTTGCCGGCCTTGACCGGAAGAAAGACCAGAGCTACTTCCTCTGGATGCTCGCACAGGAAGAGCTTTCACGGACAATCCTGCCGCTCGGAGGCCTTACGAAGCCTGAAGTCCGCGATCTGGCCCGTTCCTTCGGCCTCACCGCTGCAGAAAAAAAAGAGAGCCAGGAGATCTGCTTCGTGCCTGACGACGACTACGGCAGCTATCTGGAAAGCGCCGTGCCCGGACTCCACCGGCGGGTTGAGGGCGGGGAAATCCTCGATCCTTCCGGGCAGGTCATCGGCCACCACAAAGGCTACCCGTTCTACACCATCGGCCAGCGGAGGGGGCTCGGCACAGCGACCGGGGAGCCGCTTTACGTGACGGCCATCGACCCCATCGGCAACCTCGTCCACACCGGTCCGAAAAGCGCACTCTTTTCAACGTCGGTCGAAGTTTCTCACCTCAACTGGATAGGGATCGATCCGCCCTTTGCCCCGATGGAAGCCACAGCAAAGATAAGATACCGGGACCACGCCTCCCCCTGCACCATCATTCCACTGGGGCCCGGCCCGACCGGAGTCACAGCCAGAATAATGTTCAAGGAACCAAAAAGCGCCCTCACCCCCGGTCAGGCAGCCGTCTTCTACCGCGGCGAGGAAGTGCTCGGCGGCGGCATCATAGAGGGCGCCCTGCCCATGGAACCACACCCATAA